One Penicillium oxalicum strain HP7-1 chromosome III, whole genome shotgun sequence genomic region harbors:
- a CDS encoding Poly(A) polymerase pla1, whose amino-acid sequence MAAAGSRQWGVTPPISTALPTQEELAANDDLIAELKAQNNFEPPADSERRIQMLQLLQRVALEFVKTVSRKKGLSPAAVEASGGKIFTFGGYRLGVYGPGSDIDTLIVGPKHVSSEDFFTDFPPLLYQMAPEGVVEKMTPVPDAFVPIIKMDLAGISIDLLFARLVIPSVPMNLDLKNNDYLRGLDEKEVRSLNGTRVADEILELVPQQKTFRIALRAIKLWAQRRAIYANIVGFPGGIAWAMLVARVCQLYPAATGSVIVGKFFRIMNKWAWPQPVLLKQIEEGPLQIKVWNPKLYHGDRFHLMPIITPAYPSMCATHNISMSTKTVILRELQRGGDVVDKIFTKQLSWSDLFTRHTFFTNDYKYYLSITASSKTKEDEAVWSGLVESKLRHLVGALDRKPIIAVAHPFPKGFERVHQVASAEEMEEVKNGSTKYQAKGTSTETTDEIKDPAHEAAAQNGMENATVLPPADTSNQSAPKPEGSGQTVYTTTYYIGLELKPLEPGASRSLDISTDSHIFKSTCTSWSGYIPDIHDLAVTHVRNFDLPDDVFQPGETRPSRPKKKVVKKPDATGQKRRLGEMHDSSLDASQGAPKRQVTPSSFSNTATPA is encoded by the exons ATGGCAGCAGCTGGAAGCAGGCAGTGGGGCGTCACGCCTCCCATCTCAACAGCTCTTCCAACTCAGGAAGAGCTGGCGGCGAACGACGACCTCATCGCGGAGCTCAAGGCGCAGAACAACTTTGAGCCACCTGCAGACTCGGAACGCAG GATTCAAATGCTTCAGCTCCTGCAAAGGGTGGCCCTCGAATTCGTCAAAACCGTCTCACGAAAGAAAGGCCTCTCGCCCGCGGCAGTGGAGGCTTCGGGAGGCAAGATCTTCACATTCGGGGGTTACCGACTGGGTGTCTATGGGCCAG GATCCGATATCGATACTTTAATTGTTGGCCCGAAACATGTGAGCAGCGAGGACTTTTTCACCGactttcctcctcttctttatCAGATGGCACCCGAGGGAGTGGTTGAGAAGATGACGCCCGTGCCGGATGCCTTTGTTCCGATCATCAAGATGGACCTTGCCGGGATCAGcatcgatcttctctttgctcGACTGGTGATCCCTTCGGTGCCCATGAACCTCGATCTGAAGAACAACGACTATCTGCGCGGCTTggatgagaaagaagtcaGGTCACTGAATGGAACGCGAGTGGCGGATGAGATTTTGGAGCTTGTCCCTCAGCAAAAGACGTTCCGTATTGCTCTGCGTGCAATCAAGCTATGGGCACAGC GTCGCGCTATTTATGCGAATATCGTCGGATTTCCCGGAGGTATTGCTTGGGCGATGTTGGTTGCACGAGTCTGCCAGCTGTATCCTGCTGCAACCGGGTCAGTCATTGTCGGCAAGTTCTTCAGGATCATGAATAAGTGGGCATGGCCTCAGCCTGTTCTACTCAAGCAGATTGAGGAAGGACCCCTTCAGATTAAGGTCTGGAATCCCAAG CTCTACCATGGTGACAGGTTCCATTTGATGCCTATCATCACCCCAGCCTACCCTTCCATGTGTGCAACGCATAACATATCCATGTCAACCAAAACCGTCATTCTTCGAGAACTTCAAAGAGGTGGAGATGTTGTGGATAAGATCTTCACGAAACAACTGTCATGGAGTGATCTCTTCACTCGGCATACGTTCTTTACCAACGACTACAAGTACTATCTCAGCATTACGGCCTCAAGCAAGAcgaaggaggatgaggctgtGTGGTCTGGCCTTGTAGAGTCGAAACTTCGTCATCTAGTCGGTGCCCTTGATCGCAAGCCAATCATTGCAGTGGCTCATCCTTTCCCCAAAGGATTCGAAAGGGTTCATCAGGTTGCCAGTGccgaagagatggaagaggtcAAAAATGGTTCCACTAAATATCAAGCGAAGGGAACCTCAACAGAAACCACCGACGAGATCAAGGACCCGGCTCACGAAGCCGCTGCGCAAAATGGAATGGAAAACGCCACTGTTCTACCGCCAGCGGATACATCTAACCAGTCTGCACCCAAGCCAGAAGGTTCTGGTCAGACTGTGTACACCACCACTTACTACATTGGTCTTGAATTGAAGCCATTGGAGCCGG GTGCGTCCCGGTCTCTGGACATCTCCACAGACTCGCATATTTTCAAGTCGACATGCACCTCTTGGTCGGGCTACATTCCCGACATTCATGACTTGGCTGTCACCCACGTTCGCAA CTTCGATTTACCCGACGACGTTTTCCAACCTGGCGAGACACGGCCCTCCCGAccgaagaaaaaggttgTCAAGAAACCTGACGCGACTGGTCAGAAGCGACGCCTCGGCGAGATGCAC GACTCATCACTGGACGCTTCCCAAGGAGCCCCTAAGCGACAGGTCACGCCGAGCAGTTTTTCCAACACTGCTACGCCTGCGTAA